The following is a genomic window from Marinobacter bohaiensis.
CCACGGACCAGGTATCGGACAACAGCAGCTTGAACAGTGACTTTTCCTTGTCCGGCGAGCGGCCCCAGAACAGGGTCACCGGCACGATCTGGATGTCCTGGCTGGAATCATGCAGCGCCAACGACGTGATCTGCTTGATGCGCGGCGTCAGCGCCGGCGAATGGCGGCGTCTGAACAGTCCGCCGGCGCGCTGGTAGAGAAAGAAGAACGATCGCCGCGGGCCGTTTTCGATCGGCAGCGGCGCCTGGGAGGAAGGCAGACCCGCGCGCAGGATTTCCTGCTCCAGCACCAGGCGGCTGGACAGGGAGCTGTACTGGAGGACGTAGCAAACCGGCTTGTCCGGATCCAGTTCCAGTTGGTCCCGGCTTGCGCCCATCACATCGGTGCGGACCCATAGAAACAGGATCTTTCGTAAAAGCGTAAAGAAAAGGGCGCTAAGTCCCGGAAAAAATCGCATGCAAACTCCGTTATGCGGTCAGGTGCCGTAAGTTTACTTGCTCCCACCAAGAGCGCAAAGGTCGCCGGTCACGGCCCCGCCAAATGTCCTGGAGAACCCGCATTGTGGTACTTTGGGCCAGATTGGATACCATGTGCAGCGTCTTTTAACGAACAGGAGAGACAGGCCTATGCCAGGTTGGGTTCCGGGTTGGACGGAAGCGCCGCCCGCGCCGGGTGATGGATTGATTCTGGCTCGGGGACAGACCCTGGTGCGCGCGCCCGATGGTTGGGTCCACGACGCCCGGTCCCCGGCCGCAGCGCTGACCGGCACGCCCCCCGTATGCCTGGGTGAGCTGCATGGCCAACGCCTGTTCGTGGCCCTGGCCGAACGCCCGCCCGAGGACCAGGCCGTCGCCCTGCGCGATGCGCTGCTGGGTTCTGAACCCGAGTTGGCCAGCGTCCTGAGCACGGCCTGCCAGGTTCTGCAGTGGCAGCGGGATCACCGGTTCTGCGGTCGCTGTGGCGGCGAGACCCGAATGCATGACCGCGAACGGGCCAAATGGTGTGACCACTGCGAGATCCCGTTCTACCCGCGCCTGGCGCCTTGCGTGATCGTGCTGATCCGTGACGGCGAGCGCTTGTTCCTGGCGCGCTCCTCCCGCCATACTCACGGCTTCTACAGCCTCATCGCCGGCTTCATCGAGCCGGGGGAGAGCGCCGAGGAAGCGGTGCGGCGCGAAGTCATGGAGGAAACGGGCCTGACCGTAAATAACGTGCGCTACCAGGCGTCCCAGCCCTGGCCGTTCCCGCATCAGCTGATGCTGGGTTTCTTCGCCGACTATGCCGGCGGCGAGCTGCGCCTGCAGGAGGACGAGTTGGCCACCGCCGACTGGTTCCACCCTGATGAGCTGCCCCCGGTGCCGCCGTCGGGCACCATCGCCGGCCGGTTGATCGAGCGGGCCCTGGCCGAGCGGGAGGCGCCGGCCGGGTCGTGAGCACTCCCCGTGTACTGGTGTTCGATTCCGGCGTGGGCGGGCTGAGCATTGCCGCCTGCCTGCACGCCGCCATGCCCTCTGTATCGCTGACCTACCTGGCCGATACGGCCGGTTTCCCCTACGGCGATCAGTCCGAAGAAACGGTCATCGCCCGCTGTGTCGCGTTGATCGAGCGGTTGATGGCGCAGGAACCGGTGGATCTTGTGGTGGTGGCTTGCAATACCGCCAGTACCGTGGTGTTGCCGGCCCTGCGCGAGCGTCTTCAGGTACCGGTGGTGGGCGTGGTGCCGGCGATCAAGCCGGCGGCGGCGCTGTCGGAGAATCGCCGCCTGGGCGTGCTGGCGACGCCGGCGACGGTGCGTCGCCCTTACACCGAGGACCTGATCCAGCGCTTCGCCGCCGATTGTGAGATTGTCCGGGTCGGCCATCCAGGGCTGGTGCGCTGGGCGGAGGCCAAGGTCGGCGGGCGGCCGGTGCCGCTAGCGGAACTGGCCGAAGCGGTTCGGCCGTTGGCGGACGCGGGGGTGGATACGGTGGTCCTGGGCTGCACGCATTACCCCCTGATCCGGGATGAGTTGGTGCAGGTACTGCCTGAGGTGCGCCACTGGGTCGACTCCGGTGATGCCATTGCCCGCCGCGTGCACTACCTGCTCGATGAGGCCGAACGCCTGGTCGACGGCTGCGAGACGTCGCCCATGAACGCGCGCTTTTCCGGCCCGGTTCCAGGGGAATTCGAGACAGTGCTCAACGGGCTGGGGCTTCTGGCCGGCCGGG
Proteins encoded in this region:
- the murI gene encoding glutamate racemase, whose translation is MSTPRVLVFDSGVGGLSIAACLHAAMPSVSLTYLADTAGFPYGDQSEETVIARCVALIERLMAQEPVDLVVVACNTASTVVLPALRERLQVPVVGVVPAIKPAAALSENRRLGVLATPATVRRPYTEDLIQRFAADCEIVRVGHPGLVRWAEAKVGGRPVPLAELAEAVRPLADAGVDTVVLGCTHYPLIRDELVQVLPEVRHWVDSGDAIARRVHYLLDEAERLVDGCETSPMNARFSGPVPGEFETVLNGLGLLAGRVDGGWPEGFTPP
- the nudC gene encoding NAD(+) diphosphatase, with amino-acid sequence MPGWVPGWTEAPPAPGDGLILARGQTLVRAPDGWVHDARSPAAALTGTPPVCLGELHGQRLFVALAERPPEDQAVALRDALLGSEPELASVLSTACQVLQWQRDHRFCGRCGGETRMHDRERAKWCDHCEIPFYPRLAPCVIVLIRDGERLFLARSSRHTHGFYSLIAGFIEPGESAEEAVRREVMEETGLTVNNVRYQASQPWPFPHQLMLGFFADYAGGELRLQEDELATADWFHPDELPPVPPSGTIAGRLIERALAEREAPAGS